The Primulina tabacum isolate GXHZ01 chromosome 7, ASM2559414v2, whole genome shotgun sequence genome includes a window with the following:
- the LOC142551437 gene encoding uncharacterized protein LOC142551437 — protein MAYQHYRSPFGDTTFTKVFVGGLAWETPTEVMQSYFEQFGEILEAVIITDKHTGKSKGYGFVTFKDPESAKRACADPNPTIDGRRANCNIASLGRPRPSPPRGANQGGNLYQRVGGIAQAGGSSSYPLLPPPPPPPPQLPSPVLYPPYGYAPYPPDYGFNQTMYNPQRIPQTHYYNQLYGASSSAMANPYYYGYSVQAAPRGSYPVPPAQRFQGPSYVYYPTLTQMEGPSSAYSAPTPHPLLQPPRLSFSSTTDSAAPPQETEAGAATSTSSTA, from the exons ATGGCGTATCAGCATTATCGATCACCGTTCGGGGACACGACGTTTACGAAGGTGTTCGTCGGGGGGCTCGCCTGGGAGACCCCGACGGAGGTAATGCAGAGTTATTTCGAGCAATTTGGTGAGATTCTTGAAGCTGTGATCATCACCGATAAGCATACTGGGAAATCCAAAGGCTACGGATTC GTGACATTTAAGGATCCGGAGTCAGCAAAAAGAGCTTGTGCTGATCCGAATCCTACAATCGATGGAAGAAGAGCCAACTGTAACATTGCTTCATTGGGCCGACCAAGACCTTCTCCACCTAGAG GCGCTAATCAAGGAGGGAATTTATATCAAAGAGTAGGTGGAATAGCACAAGCTGGGGGGTCATCATCCTACCCTTTGCTTCCCCCACCACCTCCTCCCCCTCCGCAGTTGCCGTCGCCGGTATTGTATCCCCCGTACGG GTATGCACCATACCCACCTGATTATGGTTTCAACCAG ACAATGTATAATCCACAGCGTATCCCGCAAACGCATTATTATAATCAATTATACGGGGCTTCTTCATCAGCCATGGCCAATCCATATTACTATGGATATTCTGTACAAGCGGCACCAAGGGGATCATATCCTGTACCCCCGGCGCAACGTTTCCAAGGACCGTCTTATGTATACTATCCTACGCTGACCCAGATGGAAGGCCCTTCTTCAGCTTATTCTGCACCCACTCCACACCCTTTACTGCAACCCCCGAGGCTTTCATTTTCATCCACCACGG ATTCTGCGGCTCCTCCTCAAGAAACAGAAGCCGGCGCCGCTACTTCGACGAGCTCGACTGCTTAA
- the LOC142551438 gene encoding protein PHOSPHATE-INDUCED 1-like — MASNHVIKSLLLVLFSAFNLSSAQDQLLRYHKGALLQGTISVNLIWYGHFKPSQTAIISDFISSLSDPASTPSNPSVATWWKGVEKYYHLANSKNPSSLSLRLGKQILDEKCSLGKSLSQKQIVQLASKGDQKNAINVVLTASDVTVAGFCVNRCGTHGSKSSVVEGKNQKFAYIWVGNSETQCPGYCAWPFHQPIYGPQNPPLGSPNNDVGMDGVVTVLSGLLAGTATNPFGDGFYQGPATAPLEAASACPGVYGKGAYPGYAGDLLLDTTTGGSYNAHGASGRKYLLPAIYDPSTSKCSTLV, encoded by the coding sequence ATGGCTTCTAACCATGTTATAAAATCTCTGCTTTTGGTTCTGTTTTCTGCATTCAATTTGTCTTCTGCTCAAGACCAGCTTCTTCGTTACCACAAAGGTGCACTCTTGCAAGGCACCATCTCTGTCAATCTCATATGGTACGGCCACTTCAAGCCATCCCAAACGGCTATCATCTCAGATTTCATCTCCTCCTTGTCAGATCCCGCCTCCACCCCAAGCAACCCATCGGTGGCCACTTGGTGGAAGGGCGTGGAGAAATACTACCACCTCGCAAACTCCAAGAATCCATCCTCACTCTCTCTCCGTTTGGGCAAACAGATCCTCGACGAGAAATGCTCTCTCGGGAAATCTCTCTCGCAGAAACAGATCGTGCAGCTGGCGTCGAAGGGTGACCAGAAGAACGCCATCAACGTCGTGTTGACGGCTTCCGATGTCACCGTCGCTGGGTTCTGCGTGAACAGGTGCGGAACCCACGGATCCAAGAGCTCCGTCGTGGAAGGGAAGAATCAGAAATTCGCATACATATGGGTGGGAAATTCGGAGACACAGTGCCCCGGCTACTGTGCTTGGCCCTTCCATCAGCCCATTTACGGCCCGCAGAACCCGCCACTGGGATCCCCCAACAATGATGTGGGCATGGACGGAGTGGTGACTGTTCTATCCGGGCTTTTGGCCGGAACCGCCACGAACCCGTTCGGAGACGGGTTCTACCAAGGCCCGGCTACTGCTCCACTGGAAGCTGCTTCGGCTTGCCCTGGCGTGTACGGGAAAGGGGCCTACCCGGGTTACGCCGGAGACTTGCTGTTGGATACGACCACCGGTGGTAGCTACAACGCGCATGGTGCGAGTGGCCGGAAATACCTTCTTCCGGCCATATACGATCCTTCAACTTCCAAATGTTCCACTTTAGTTTGA